In Helicobacter mastomyrinus, the sequence CTCCTATTGCTATTTTTTATTCTATATTGGAGCATTCCATTCTTATCGTGGCGTAACCTCTCTCTCCTTGCTTTTAATTACCTTGTTATTTATCTTTTTAGCCCCTATTTTGCCCTCATTGTGCTTATCTATACCTGCCTTGTGTATTCCCTTGCTCTTTTTATCGATAGCTTGCGAACGCGTTTTGCGCTTCTTGCTTCTATGATATTTGTGTTACTTTTTTTGTGTTTCTTTAAATATTATTCATATATTAAAGATGAGTTTGACGCGCTTCTTGCGCTTTTGGGGCTTGATTTTTTAGAAATAGATATTATCTTTCCCTTAGGCATTAGCTTTTATACCTTTGCTTCTATCACCTATTTGTGCTCTGTGTATGAAAATAGCAAATACCTTGCACAAGATGATTACTATCAAGAAGAGAATCCTGCACTAGAAAGCTTTGTTGGGGTGGCGACTTATCTTTCATTTTTTGCTACTTTTATGGCAGGTCCCATTATGAGAAGTGAATCTTTCTTCTCTCAATATCACACAAAACGTGAGTTTGGCTCGATTGATATGATTATTACCCTTATATTATTTGGATTTGTGAAAAAGGCAATTATTGCAAACTATTTAGGCATTTATGCTATGCCTATCTTAAATACCCCTTTTGAATACCATGCTTTAGAGCTTTTAAGCGCACTTTTTGCATACAGCATTCAGCTTTATTGTGATTTTAGCGGATATGTAAATTTAGTTTGTGCGTTTGGACTTATGCTTGGATTCACCCTGCCGCTTAACTTTAATATGCCCTATATGGCAAAAAATTTGAAAGATTTTTGGAGTAGATGGCATATTAGCCTCTCAACCTTCATACGTGATTATATCTATATCCCACTTGGTGGAAATAAAAAGGGTTTTTTGAACACACAACTTTTTGTGCTTATCGCTTTTGGGCTTTCTGGCTTATGGCATGGCAATACTCTAACTTTTCTTATTTGGGGGCTAATGCACGGCTTCGGTATTGTTTGGCTCAATGTGTTACGAAAACTTGGAATTGATTTACATAATGTGCCTTTTGTAGGAGCATTTTTTACATTCCTTTTTGTAAGTTTTTGCTGGATTTTCTTTTACTATCATTCGCTTGAAGAGGTGAGAGGATTTTTTCTTGCATTTTATTATGGCTTTACTCTACCTGTGCCATTTTATACGTGGGCGTTACTTGGTGGATTTCTTGTGCTTTTTGTATGTTATCCTCTTATGCACGATTCTATGGAAATATGCCAAAAAGCCTTAGCTTTTATTCCGTGGATTATTAAACCCATCATTTTAAGTGTCATTTTTACGTTATGTATTGTCATTATGCCCTCTGGCATACCTCATTTTATTTATGCGAGTTTCTAATGCAGCAGGCAAAATTTATATTTATCGCCTTTTTCACACTTTTGCAGCTTCTCATCATACTGCATAGCTCCATACTCATATATATAGAGCAGCAATACCACAATTTTAGTGAATCCCAGCATCCCCTTACCCAAGTCTTAAATATTATCTATCAAAACACAATGCTACAAGAGAATATACTTTTTACCTATACAGATGGTGCTATAAATACTCTCAATACCCTCTCTAGCAATTTTTTTAGTTTTCATCAAAGCCCTCAAAAAACAGCAGCAAAGGAGCAAAGTAAAACACCACATTCTACTCCATCTCTTAAACCTCCCATTTCAAAAACTACTCCCCCTCCCCCGCACAATCCCCATAGTGAAGTAGCCAAGAGTATACCCATAGAGGATACTCGCCATTTTTTTAATCATAAAGAATCTTCCCATACGGAGATACAAGC encodes:
- a CDS encoding MBOAT family O-acyltransferase — encoded protein: MSFFSIEFSILLLLFFILYWSIPFLSWRNLSLLAFNYLVIYLFSPYFALIVLIYTCLVYSLALFIDSLRTRFALLASMIFVLLFLCFFKYYSYIKDEFDALLALLGLDFLEIDIIFPLGISFYTFASITYLCSVYENSKYLAQDDYYQEENPALESFVGVATYLSFFATFMAGPIMRSESFFSQYHTKREFGSIDMIITLILFGFVKKAIIANYLGIYAMPILNTPFEYHALELLSALFAYSIQLYCDFSGYVNLVCAFGLMLGFTLPLNFNMPYMAKNLKDFWSRWHISLSTFIRDYIYIPLGGNKKGFLNTQLFVLIAFGLSGLWHGNTLTFLIWGLMHGFGIVWLNVLRKLGIDLHNVPFVGAFFTFLFVSFCWIFFYYHSLEEVRGFFLAFYYGFTLPVPFYTWALLGGFLVLFVCYPLMHDSMEICQKALAFIPWIIKPIILSVIFTLCIVIMPSGIPHFIYASF